The proteins below are encoded in one region of Salvelinus alpinus chromosome 27, SLU_Salpinus.1, whole genome shotgun sequence:
- the LOC139556190 gene encoding ankyrin repeat domain-containing protein 6-like isoform X3: MTSSDLEWDYLDCHLEGYSSPPRGSPPGWRSSPLALPSPTPTDNSPNLWRSQILSIWSMSSRSRMGRSVSPATNGVSGPEKEEGRERRQWRKAAGTGSGRSGRVKKEGEQTALHRAAVVGNSDVISALIQEGCALDRQDKDGNTALHEVSWHGFSQSVKLLVKAGANVHAKNKAGNTALHLACQNGHAQSSKVLLLGGSRPDSKNHVGDTCLHVAARYNHVSMLRTLLGAFCSVAEKNQAGDTPLHVAAALNHKKTVRLLLEAGTDSSIRNNAGQTALDQAREHNNPDVALLLTKAPQVQRFTRGRSVRKRRDKLKADRRAQSVPRDDMLPRKDSASAADDTPSSDRVARKHEPSLSEPLRRRGNKHGEKRRGKLRGSSPQPPLPPHNYKAYQLYTLYRGKDGKVMQAPINGCRCEPLINKLENQLEATKEEMKTEIHTVQDLMNNKMGQLDRKNKHQIRALDKMTVERVSAERTECQHRINQRAMQERQEGEKRQQASVVNELKNWCMAKLQNIEVRFAGDPCNTKLRRSSSMSEGLCEVDPGGLTVLPAGGPGDSAQCLAPHITDVTEGDRNTAATEDPSANHCFAVQVDSSPDSDKHPKQAEISSPTTAKFLSQSPQVVRPKERLLGATEHRRPYQELQDVALLELGPSSRSSRSNNNRASSLSPATERHCSSRQDKDLDRERDRDRERGRDKGKHHKRHSQGRTKAKVAPVGQAEGTQTLEVFEERAVERGGGESSFAQERENMHALEVTQYFFEAVSTQMEHWYERKIQEARWQADQRAQADRAALLERITYLEDELRMLRTNRHDDS; encoded by the exons ATGACCTCCAGTGACCTAGAGTGGGATTATTTGGACTGCCATCTTGAGGGATACAGCAGCCCTCCACGGGGCTCACCCCCTGGGTGGAGGTCGTCCCCCCTAGCCCTCCCCAGTCCCACACCCACAGATAACAGCCCAAACCTCTGGCGCTCCCAAATTCTCTCCATCTGGTCAATGAGCTCCCGATCCCGAATGGGCCGCAGCGTGTCCCCAGCCACCAATGGGGTGAGTGGCCccgagaaggaggaggggagagagagacggcagTGGAGGAAAGCTGCTGGGACTGGGTCTGGGAGATCAGGGAGAGTGAAGAAGGAG ggTGAGCAGACAGCCTTACATCGGGCAGCCGTGGTGGGAAACAGTGACGTTATCTCTGCCCTCATCCAGGAAGGGTGTGCTCTGGACAGACAGGACAAG GACGGTAACACTGCTCTGCATGAGGTCTCGTGGCACGGCTTCAGCCAGTCTGTCAAACTGCTGGTTAAGGCCGGAGCCAACGTTCACGCAAAAAACAAG gCAGGGAACACAGCCCTCCACCTTGCTTGTCAGAATGGCCACGCTCAGAGCTCCaaggtcctgctgctgggtgggTCCAGGCCTGACAGCAAGAACCAT GTAGGTGACACGTGTCTGCATGTAGCGGCCCGCTACAACCATGTGTCCATGCTCCGCACCCTCCTGGGAGCCTTCTGCTCCGTGGCAGAGAAGAACCAG GCTGGGGACACACCACTGCATGTTGCAGCTGCACTGAATCATAAGAAAACAGTGCGGCTTCTGCTGGAGGCAGGAACAGACAGCAGCATCCGCAACAAC gcagGCCAGACTGCACTGGATCAGGCCAGAGAACACAACAACCCAGACGTAGCCCTTCTCCTGACCAAAGCGCCTCAG GTCCAGAGGTTTACCCGAGGCAGGAgtgtgaggaagaggagggacaaGCTGAAGGCTGATCGCCGAGCACAGTCTGTCCCCAGGGATGACATGCTGCCCAGGAAG GACAGCGCATCTGCTGCTGACGACACCCCCAGCAGCGACCGCGTCGCCCGCAAACATGAG CCATCGCTCTCAGAACCCCTCCGTCGTAGAGGGAACAAACATGGAGAGAAGAGGCGGGGCAAACTGCGAGGCTCCTCCCCCCAGCCCCCACTCCCCCCACACAACTACAAGGCCTATCAGCTGTACACTCTGTACCGAGGCAAGGATGGCAAGGTCATGCAG GCCCCTATCAACGGCTGTCGCTGTGAGCCTCTGATCAACAAGCTGGAGAACCAGCTGGAGGCCACCAAGGAGGAGATGAAGACGGAGATCCACACGGTGCAGGACCTGATGAACAACAAGATGGGACAGCTGGACCGCAAGAACAAACATCAG ATCCGTGCTCTGGATAAGATGACAGTAGAGAGGGTGTCAGCGGAGAGGACAGAGTGCCAACACAGGATCAACCAGAGAGCCATGCAGGAAAGACAGGAGGGGGAAAAGAGACAG CAGGCATCAGTGGTGAACGAGCTGAAGAACTGGTGCATGGCCAAGCTCCAGAACATCGAGGTGCGCTTCGCAGGAGACCCCTGCAACACCAAGCTGCGCCGGTCCTCGTCCATGTCTGAGGGCCTGTGTGAGGTGGACCCTGGGGGACTCACCGTGCTGCCTGCTGGGGGGCCTGGGGACAGCGCCCAGTGTCTGGCCCCCCACATCACTGATGTCACCGAGGGAGACCGCAACACCGCCGCGACAGAGGACCCCTCAGCCAACCACTGCTTTGCTGTTCAGGTGGACAGCTCTCCAG ACAGTGATAAACATCCCAAGCAAGCGGAGATCTCCTCCCCAACTACTGCCAAGTTCCTGTCACAGTCTCCCCAAGTAGTGCGACCCAAGGAGCGCTTGCTAGGTGCTACTGAACACCGGAGGCCATATCAGGAACTGCAGGACGTGGCGCTGCTGGAGTTGGGACcgagcagcaggagcagcagaaGCAACAACAACCGGGCCAGCAGTCTGTCCCCAGCGACAGAGCGCCACTGTAGCAGCAGACAGGACAAGGACCTCGACAGGGAAAGAGATAGAGACCGGGAGCGGGGCAGGGACAAGGGCAAGCACCACAAGAGGCACTCCCAGGGCAGGACTAAGGCCAAGGTTGCCCCGGTGGGGCAGGCCGAGGGGACTCAGACTCTGGAGGTGTTTGAGGAAAGAGCCGTGGAGAGAGGCGGAGGGGAGAGCTCCTTTGCCCAGGAAAGGGAGAACATGCACGCCCTGGAGGTGACACAGTACTTCTTTGAGGCGGTGTCGACCCAGATGGAACACTGGTATGAGAGGAAGATCCAGGAGGCCAGGTGGCAGGCGGACCAGAGGGCCCAGGCAGACAGGGCTGCCCTGCTGGAGAGGATCACCTACCTGGAGGACGAGCTACGCATGCTCAGGACTAACAGGCACGAcgacagctaa
- the LOC139556190 gene encoding ankyrin repeat domain-containing protein 6-like isoform X5, which produces MSSRSRMGRSVSPATNGVSGPEKEEGRERRQWRKAAGTGSGRSGRVKKEGEQTALHRAAVVGNSDVISALIQEGCALDRQDKDGNTALHEVSWHGFSQSVKLLVKAGANVHAKNKAGNTALHLACQNGHAQSSKVLLLGGSRPDSKNHVGDTCLHVAARYNHVSMLRTLLGAFCSVAEKNQAGDTPLHVAAALNHKKTVRLLLEAGTDSSIRNNAGQTALDQAREHNNPDVALLLTKAPQVQRFTRGRSVRKRRDKLKADRRAQSVPRDDMLPRKDSASAADDTPSSDRVARKHEVIEASKSTDRELREKPSLSEPLRRRGNKHGEKRRGKLRGSSPQPPLPPHNYKAYQLYTLYRGKDGKVMQAPINGCRCEPLINKLENQLEATKEEMKTEIHTVQDLMNNKMGQLDRKNKHQIRALDKMTVERVSAERTECQHRINQRAMQERQEGEKRQQASVVNELKNWCMAKLQNIEVRFAGDPCNTKLRRSSSMSEGLCEVDPGGLTVLPAGGPGDSAQCLAPHITDVTEGDRNTAATEDPSANHCFAVQVDSSPDSDKHPKQAEISSPTTAKFLSQSPQVVRPKERLLGATEHRRPYQELQDVALLELGPSSRSSRSNNNRASSLSPATERHCSSRQDKDLDRERDRDRERGRDKGKHHKRHSQGRTKAKVAPVGQAEGTQTLEVFEERAVERGGGESSFAQERENMHALEVTQYFFEAVSTQMEHWYERKIQEARWQADQRAQADRAALLERITYLEDELRMLRTNRHDDS; this is translated from the exons ATGAGCTCCCGATCCCGAATGGGCCGCAGCGTGTCCCCAGCCACCAATGGGGTGAGTGGCCccgagaaggaggaggggagagagagacggcagTGGAGGAAAGCTGCTGGGACTGGGTCTGGGAGATCAGGGAGAGTGAAGAAGGAG ggTGAGCAGACAGCCTTACATCGGGCAGCCGTGGTGGGAAACAGTGACGTTATCTCTGCCCTCATCCAGGAAGGGTGTGCTCTGGACAGACAGGACAAG GACGGTAACACTGCTCTGCATGAGGTCTCGTGGCACGGCTTCAGCCAGTCTGTCAAACTGCTGGTTAAGGCCGGAGCCAACGTTCACGCAAAAAACAAG gCAGGGAACACAGCCCTCCACCTTGCTTGTCAGAATGGCCACGCTCAGAGCTCCaaggtcctgctgctgggtgggTCCAGGCCTGACAGCAAGAACCAT GTAGGTGACACGTGTCTGCATGTAGCGGCCCGCTACAACCATGTGTCCATGCTCCGCACCCTCCTGGGAGCCTTCTGCTCCGTGGCAGAGAAGAACCAG GCTGGGGACACACCACTGCATGTTGCAGCTGCACTGAATCATAAGAAAACAGTGCGGCTTCTGCTGGAGGCAGGAACAGACAGCAGCATCCGCAACAAC gcagGCCAGACTGCACTGGATCAGGCCAGAGAACACAACAACCCAGACGTAGCCCTTCTCCTGACCAAAGCGCCTCAG GTCCAGAGGTTTACCCGAGGCAGGAgtgtgaggaagaggagggacaaGCTGAAGGCTGATCGCCGAGCACAGTCTGTCCCCAGGGATGACATGCTGCCCAGGAAG GACAGCGCATCTGCTGCTGACGACACCCCCAGCAGCGACCGCGTCGCCCGCAAACATGAGGTGATTGAGGCGAGCAAGAGCACAGACAGGGAGCTCAGAGAGAAG CCATCGCTCTCAGAACCCCTCCGTCGTAGAGGGAACAAACATGGAGAGAAGAGGCGGGGCAAACTGCGAGGCTCCTCCCCCCAGCCCCCACTCCCCCCACACAACTACAAGGCCTATCAGCTGTACACTCTGTACCGAGGCAAGGATGGCAAGGTCATGCAG GCCCCTATCAACGGCTGTCGCTGTGAGCCTCTGATCAACAAGCTGGAGAACCAGCTGGAGGCCACCAAGGAGGAGATGAAGACGGAGATCCACACGGTGCAGGACCTGATGAACAACAAGATGGGACAGCTGGACCGCAAGAACAAACATCAG ATCCGTGCTCTGGATAAGATGACAGTAGAGAGGGTGTCAGCGGAGAGGACAGAGTGCCAACACAGGATCAACCAGAGAGCCATGCAGGAAAGACAGGAGGGGGAAAAGAGACAG CAGGCATCAGTGGTGAACGAGCTGAAGAACTGGTGCATGGCCAAGCTCCAGAACATCGAGGTGCGCTTCGCAGGAGACCCCTGCAACACCAAGCTGCGCCGGTCCTCGTCCATGTCTGAGGGCCTGTGTGAGGTGGACCCTGGGGGACTCACCGTGCTGCCTGCTGGGGGGCCTGGGGACAGCGCCCAGTGTCTGGCCCCCCACATCACTGATGTCACCGAGGGAGACCGCAACACCGCCGCGACAGAGGACCCCTCAGCCAACCACTGCTTTGCTGTTCAGGTGGACAGCTCTCCAG ACAGTGATAAACATCCCAAGCAAGCGGAGATCTCCTCCCCAACTACTGCCAAGTTCCTGTCACAGTCTCCCCAAGTAGTGCGACCCAAGGAGCGCTTGCTAGGTGCTACTGAACACCGGAGGCCATATCAGGAACTGCAGGACGTGGCGCTGCTGGAGTTGGGACcgagcagcaggagcagcagaaGCAACAACAACCGGGCCAGCAGTCTGTCCCCAGCGACAGAGCGCCACTGTAGCAGCAGACAGGACAAGGACCTCGACAGGGAAAGAGATAGAGACCGGGAGCGGGGCAGGGACAAGGGCAAGCACCACAAGAGGCACTCCCAGGGCAGGACTAAGGCCAAGGTTGCCCCGGTGGGGCAGGCCGAGGGGACTCAGACTCTGGAGGTGTTTGAGGAAAGAGCCGTGGAGAGAGGCGGAGGGGAGAGCTCCTTTGCCCAGGAAAGGGAGAACATGCACGCCCTGGAGGTGACACAGTACTTCTTTGAGGCGGTGTCGACCCAGATGGAACACTGGTATGAGAGGAAGATCCAGGAGGCCAGGTGGCAGGCGGACCAGAGGGCCCAGGCAGACAGGGCTGCCCTGCTGGAGAGGATCACCTACCTGGAGGACGAGCTACGCATGCTCAGGACTAACAGGCACGAcgacagctaa